A window from Pseudomonas frederiksbergensis encodes these proteins:
- a CDS encoding VOC family protein, with the protein MISKNTICLWYDGTALEAATFYAKTFPDSEVGTILRAPGDYPAGKQGDVLTVEFTVMGIPCLGLNGGSGVKHNEAFSFQVATDDQAETDRLWNAIVGNGGQENVCGWCQDKWGLSWQITPRVLSAAIANPDQAAAKRAFDAMMEMGKIDIAAIEAAVKG; encoded by the coding sequence ATGATCAGCAAAAACACGATTTGTCTGTGGTACGACGGCACCGCGCTGGAGGCTGCGACGTTCTACGCCAAAACCTTCCCGGACAGCGAGGTGGGAACTATTCTTCGCGCACCCGGTGACTATCCGGCAGGCAAGCAGGGCGATGTCCTGACGGTTGAGTTCACGGTGATGGGCATTCCTTGTCTCGGGCTGAACGGGGGCTCGGGGGTCAAGCACAACGAGGCTTTTTCATTCCAGGTGGCGACCGACGACCAAGCCGAAACGGACCGCTTGTGGAACGCGATTGTCGGAAACGGCGGCCAGGAAAACGTATGCGGCTGGTGCCAGGACAAGTGGGGATTGTCATGGCAGATCACCCCACGGGTTCTGAGCGCTGCGATAGCCAATCCTGATCAAGCCGCGGCCAAACGCGCGTTCGACGCCATGATGGAGATGGGAAAGATCGACATCGCTGCGATTGAAGCGGCTGTTAAGGGTTAA
- a CDS encoding PH domain-containing protein gives MIDFNNKGFFKLKQNNEYAERVTALLLDGEQVIDAYKSMRDGVVFTNKRIIAVNVQGITGSKKDFTSLPYKNIVAYSVETSGTFDLDSELEIYFSALGRVKFEFTGRTSMVEISKLISQHLLG, from the coding sequence ATGATCGATTTCAACAACAAAGGCTTTTTCAAACTCAAGCAAAACAACGAGTACGCGGAGCGAGTCACCGCGCTGCTGCTGGACGGTGAACAGGTCATTGATGCCTATAAATCCATGCGCGATGGCGTGGTGTTTACCAACAAGCGAATCATCGCGGTGAACGTCCAAGGCATCACCGGCAGCAAAAAAGACTTCACTTCGTTGCCCTACAAAAACATCGTCGCTTATTCCGTGGAAACCTCGGGCACCTTCGACCTGGATTCCGAGCTGGAAATCTATTTCTCGGCGCTGGGCAGAGTGAAGTTTGAATTCACCGGCAGGACGTCGATGGTCGAGATTTCCAAACTTATCTCACAGCATTTGTTGGGCTGA
- a CDS encoding HD domain-containing protein, translating to MSQTLERAIAIAATAHEGQVDKGGSPYILHPLKVMLRVNTLEERIVAVLHDVVEDCGLSLDDLRKEGFSEAVLTAIESVTKVPGESYETFVERAAQNPIGRVVKLADLEENSDLSRIAQPSWEDLERVEKYRRAIGVLRS from the coding sequence ATGAGCCAGACACTGGAACGCGCCATTGCCATCGCCGCCACCGCGCACGAGGGCCAGGTCGACAAGGGCGGAAGTCCTTACATCCTGCATCCGCTGAAAGTCATGTTGCGGGTCAACACGCTGGAAGAACGCATCGTCGCGGTGCTGCATGACGTGGTCGAAGACTGCGGCCTCAGCCTTGATGACCTGCGCAAGGAAGGCTTCAGCGAAGCCGTTCTGACCGCCATCGAGTCCGTCACTAAAGTGCCGGGCGAGTCCTATGAAACCTTCGTCGAACGCGCGGCGCAGAACCCGATAGGCCGGGTGGTGAAACTGGCGGACCTGGAAGAGAACAGCGACTTGTCGCGGATCGCGCAGCCGTCGTGGGAAGACCTGGAACGCGTTGAAAAATATCGGCGGGCGATTGGCGTGTTGCGCTCGTAA
- a CDS encoding MFS transporter, with the protein MAAIDNTSTGSTPHHGITKEERKVIFASSLGTVFEWYDFYLYGSLAAIIAKHFFAGVNETTSFIFALLAFAAGFAVRPFGAIVFGRLGDMIGRKHTFLITIVIMGISTAVVGFLPGYATIGVAAPIILITLRLLQGLALGGEYGGAATYVAEHAPKGKRGYFTSWIQTTATLGLFLSLLVILACRTILGTEAFEAWGWRIPFLLSILLLIISVYIRLQLSESPVFLKMKEEGKSSKAPLTESFARWENLKIVIMALLGGTAGQAVVWYTGQFYALFFLLQTLKIEAQTANLLIAGSLLIGTPFFVIFGSLSDRIGRKGIIMAGCILAAVTYFPIFNALTQYGNPDVFVAQEKNPVTVVADPGQCSFQFDPVGKAKFTSSCDLAKTVLAKRAIPYQNEKAEPGTVAQVRIGGKVIQSFEGTGMPAADFKAKNDAFAATLGTALKDAGYPEKADPAKTNYPMVLLLLTILVIYVTMVYGPIAAWLVELFPARIRYTSMSLPYHIGNGWFGGFLPTVAFAMVAATGDIYYGLWYPIVIAVMTAILGTFFLPETKDRDIHHT; encoded by the coding sequence ATGGCCGCAATCGACAACACTTCCACGGGCAGCACGCCCCACCACGGGATCACCAAGGAGGAGCGCAAGGTCATTTTTGCCTCGTCCCTGGGCACCGTGTTCGAGTGGTACGACTTCTACCTTTATGGGTCTCTCGCGGCGATCATTGCCAAGCACTTCTTCGCCGGCGTCAATGAGACAACTTCCTTCATCTTCGCGCTGCTCGCGTTCGCCGCGGGCTTCGCGGTACGCCCATTCGGCGCCATCGTGTTCGGCCGACTGGGGGACATGATCGGACGCAAACACACCTTTCTCATCACCATCGTGATCATGGGTATTTCCACCGCCGTCGTGGGCTTTTTGCCGGGCTACGCGACCATCGGCGTGGCGGCACCGATCATCCTGATCACCCTGCGCCTGCTGCAAGGCCTGGCCTTGGGCGGTGAATACGGCGGCGCAGCGACCTACGTGGCCGAGCATGCGCCGAAAGGCAAACGCGGCTACTTCACCTCGTGGATCCAGACCACCGCGACCCTCGGCCTGTTCCTCTCGCTACTGGTGATCCTCGCCTGCCGAACCATTCTCGGCACCGAAGCGTTCGAGGCTTGGGGCTGGCGGATTCCCTTCCTGCTGTCGATCCTGCTGCTGATCATTTCGGTGTACATCCGCCTGCAACTCAGCGAGTCACCGGTGTTCTTGAAGATGAAGGAAGAAGGCAAGTCGTCCAAGGCGCCGCTGACCGAATCCTTCGCCCGCTGGGAAAACCTCAAGATCGTGATCATGGCCCTGCTCGGCGGCACTGCCGGCCAGGCCGTCGTCTGGTACACCGGGCAGTTCTACGCGCTGTTCTTCCTGCTGCAAACGCTGAAGATCGAAGCGCAGACCGCCAACCTGCTGATTGCCGGCTCTTTGCTGATCGGTACGCCGTTTTTCGTCATATTCGGCAGCCTGTCCGACCGCATCGGCCGCAAGGGGATCATCATGGCCGGCTGCATCCTGGCGGCAGTGACCTACTTCCCGATCTTCAATGCGTTGACCCAATACGGTAACCCCGACGTGTTCGTCGCACAGGAGAAGAACCCGGTCACGGTGGTCGCCGATCCCGGCCAGTGCTCGTTCCAGTTCGACCCGGTGGGCAAGGCCAAATTCACCAGCTCCTGCGACCTGGCCAAGACCGTGCTGGCGAAAAGGGCCATTCCCTACCAGAACGAGAAGGCTGAACCGGGCACCGTCGCGCAGGTCCGCATCGGCGGCAAAGTGATCCAGAGCTTCGAGGGCACCGGCATGCCGGCCGCCGACTTCAAAGCCAAGAACGACGCCTTCGCCGCCACCCTCGGTACCGCGCTCAAGGATGCCGGCTACCCCGAGAAGGCCGACCCGGCCAAGACCAATTACCCGATGGTGCTGCTGCTCCTGACCATCCTCGTAATCTACGTGACGATGGTCTACGGCCCGATCGCCGCCTGGCTGGTGGAACTGTTCCCGGCGCGCATCCGCTACACCTCGATGTCGCTGCCCTACCACATCGGCAACGGATGGTTCGGCGGATTTCTGCCCACGGTGGCGTTCGCCATGGTCGCGGCCACCGGTGATATCTACTACGGGCTGTGGTACCCGATTGTCATCGCCGTAATGACGGCCATTCTTGGCACGTTCTTCCTGCCGGAAACCAAGGATCGGGACATTCATCACACCTGA
- a CDS encoding ornithine decarboxylase, translating into MKAALKIAASDSSFECFQTSREVIPLNQTDYTDIAVAVFSVEDVMAGALDTLQRTGFDIPIFLVASPGSGNRARDVYQHLQDVLLQVNGIFDPSRNNAEYHGNQLETAAKAYEDSLLPPFFDALKHYTESANATFACPGHQGGQFFRKHPAGRQFFDFFGETLFRADMCNADVKLGDLLIHEGPALLAQKHAAKVFNADKTYFVLNGTSASNKVVTNALLTPGDLVLFDRNNHKSNHQGALIQAGATPVYLETARNPYGFIGGIDAHCFEEGYLRELISEVAPDKARLPRPFRLAIIQLGTYDGTVYNARQVVDRIGKLCDYILFDSARVGYEQFIPMMKDCSPLLLDLHENDPGIFVTQSVHKQQAGFSQASQIHKKDRHIKGQARYCSHAQLNNAFMAQASTSPFYPLFASLDVNARIHSGRSGLRLWEDCVKFGIDARKLILEACTLVRPFVPDTIDGRPWQDHPTEDIANDIRFFEFHPKDRWHAFSGYADKQYFIDPCKLLFTTPGIDPVDGSYTDFGIHAGILANFLRENGIVPEKCDLNSILFLLTPAEDWAKMTHLASQIARFERFISDDAPMSRVLPAIYAQHQERYRNYTIRQLCQEMHDLYRTHDVQHLQKAMFRKEHFPKKAMNPQAAQFEFIRGNVELVALADAQGRIAAEGALPYPPGVLCVVPGEIWGGAVLKYFLALEEGINSLPGFTPELQGVYLKQEGDRIRAYGYVIKTLPH; encoded by the coding sequence ATGAAAGCAGCCCTGAAAATTGCCGCCAGTGATTCCTCGTTCGAGTGTTTCCAGACCTCCCGAGAAGTCATTCCGCTCAATCAAACCGACTACACCGATATCGCGGTTGCGGTGTTCTCTGTCGAGGATGTGATGGCGGGCGCCCTGGACACCTTGCAGCGAACCGGTTTCGACATCCCCATTTTCCTCGTTGCCTCCCCCGGTTCCGGCAACCGCGCCCGGGACGTCTACCAGCACCTGCAAGATGTACTGCTTCAGGTGAATGGCATTTTTGACCCCTCGCGCAACAACGCCGAATACCATGGCAACCAATTGGAGACCGCGGCAAAAGCCTATGAAGACAGTCTGCTGCCGCCGTTCTTCGACGCCCTCAAGCACTACACCGAGTCAGCCAACGCGACCTTCGCCTGCCCGGGTCACCAGGGCGGTCAGTTTTTCCGCAAACACCCGGCTGGCCGGCAGTTCTTCGACTTCTTCGGCGAAACCCTGTTTCGCGCCGACATGTGCAACGCCGACGTCAAACTCGGCGATTTGCTGATCCACGAAGGCCCGGCGCTGCTGGCGCAAAAACACGCCGCGAAAGTGTTCAACGCCGACAAGACCTACTTCGTGCTCAACGGCACCTCGGCCTCCAACAAGGTGGTCACCAACGCGCTGCTCACGCCTGGCGATCTGGTTCTGTTCGACCGCAACAACCACAAATCCAATCACCAGGGTGCATTGATCCAGGCTGGGGCTACCCCGGTTTACCTGGAAACCGCACGCAATCCTTATGGGTTCATCGGCGGGATCGACGCCCATTGCTTCGAAGAAGGCTACCTGCGCGAACTCATCAGCGAAGTCGCACCGGACAAGGCCCGACTGCCACGGCCGTTTCGCCTGGCGATCATTCAGCTGGGCACTTATGACGGCACCGTCTACAACGCCCGGCAAGTCGTCGATCGCATCGGCAAACTGTGCGACTACATCCTGTTTGACTCGGCGAGGGTGGGCTACGAACAGTTCATCCCGATGATGAAGGACTGCTCGCCGCTGCTGCTGGACCTGCATGAAAACGATCCCGGCATCTTTGTCACGCAATCGGTGCACAAACAGCAGGCGGGGTTTTCCCAGGCCTCGCAGATCCACAAGAAAGATCGGCACATCAAGGGCCAGGCCCGTTATTGCAGCCATGCGCAGCTGAACAACGCCTTCATGGCCCAAGCCTCCACCAGCCCGTTCTACCCGCTGTTCGCCTCACTGGATGTGAACGCGCGCATCCATTCCGGCCGCAGCGGCCTGCGCCTGTGGGAAGACTGTGTGAAGTTCGGCATCGACGCGCGCAAGTTGATCCTGGAAGCGTGCACCCTGGTTCGCCCCTTCGTGCCGGACACCATTGACGGTCGCCCCTGGCAGGACCATCCGACCGAAGACATCGCCAACGACATCCGGTTTTTCGAGTTCCATCCGAAGGATCGCTGGCACGCCTTCAGCGGTTACGCCGACAAGCAATACTTCATCGACCCGTGCAAGTTGTTGTTCACCACGCCCGGCATCGACCCGGTCGATGGCAGTTACACCGACTTCGGCATCCATGCCGGCATTCTCGCCAACTTCTTGCGCGAGAATGGCATCGTTCCGGAAAAGTGCGACCTGAACTCGATTCTGTTCCTGCTCACCCCGGCCGAAGACTGGGCAAAAATGACGCATCTCGCCTCGCAGATTGCGCGCTTTGAACGTTTCATCAGTGATGACGCGCCGATGAGCCGGGTATTGCCGGCTATCTATGCACAGCATCAGGAGCGCTATCGCAACTACACCATTCGTCAACTCTGCCAGGAAATGCACGACCTCTACCGCACCCACGACGTGCAGCATTTGCAGAAGGCAATGTTCCGCAAGGAACACTTCCCGAAAAAGGCGATGAACCCGCAAGCAGCGCAGTTCGAATTCATCCGTGGCAACGTCGAACTGGTGGCGCTGGCTGACGCGCAGGGTCGCATCGCTGCCGAAGGTGCCCTTCCCTATCCACCCGGCGTGCTCTGCGTGGTGCCCGGGGAAATATGGGGCGGCGCGGTGCTCAAGTACTTCCTGGCGCTGGAAGAAGGCATCAACTCACTTCCTGGCTTCACACCGGAGTTGCAAGGCGTGTACCTGAAACAGGAAGGCGATCGCATTCGAGCCTATGGGTACGTGATCAAGACCCTCCCACATTAA
- a CDS encoding serine hydrolase domain-containing protein yields MLCSLVSNGALVTPERLDTTVPWWSFTKTVLAAAALSLVRDGLIELDDVVAEGRFTLRQLLRHEAGLADYGELADYHNAVARHEAPWSADDMLQRLDASRLRYAPGDGWRYSNVGYLFVVRLIERMTGRTLDDALTERVFAPLRLTRVRLARTRADLQGVNMGSAPAYDPGWVYHGLLVGPLEDAARCLDGLLAGRLLPNPLLQAMQSARVLGGPIPGRPWTSPGYGLRLMQGLVRGDLMLSGHTGTGPGSVVAVYRCMDGENAASCAVFHEGVEEGVVEAEVVERLSAVLGKNR; encoded by the coding sequence ATGCTGTGCTCCCTTGTATCGAACGGTGCTCTCGTCACGCCTGAAAGGCTGGATACAACAGTGCCCTGGTGGAGTTTTACCAAAACCGTTCTCGCCGCCGCGGCGTTGTCACTGGTGCGTGACGGGTTGATCGAACTTGACGACGTCGTTGCTGAAGGCCGCTTCACGCTGCGCCAACTGCTGCGGCACGAGGCCGGGCTGGCGGATTATGGCGAGCTCGCTGACTACCACAACGCCGTGGCCCGCCACGAGGCGCCGTGGTCAGCCGATGACATGCTGCAACGCCTCGATGCCAGCCGGTTGCGCTACGCACCGGGGGACGGTTGGCGTTATTCGAACGTCGGCTATCTGTTCGTCGTGCGACTGATTGAGCGCATGACGGGGCGCACGCTTGATGATGCGCTCACGGAACGAGTGTTCGCCCCCCTCCGCTTGACCCGCGTACGCCTCGCCAGAACGCGCGCCGATCTGCAGGGCGTGAACATGGGGAGCGCGCCAGCTTACGACCCTGGCTGGGTCTATCACGGCTTGCTGGTTGGCCCGCTTGAGGATGCCGCCCGTTGCCTGGACGGTTTGCTGGCCGGGCGTCTTCTGCCAAACCCACTGCTGCAAGCGATGCAATCGGCACGCGTCCTCGGCGGCCCGATTCCCGGTCGCCCATGGACTTCCCCAGGCTACGGCCTCCGCCTGATGCAGGGTCTGGTCAGGGGCGATCTGATGTTGAGCGGACACACCGGCACCGGTCCGGGCAGCGTAGTGGCGGTCTATCGCTGCATGGATGGCGAAAACGCGGCGAGCTGCGCGGTCTTTCATGAAGGCGTTGAGGAAGGGGTTGTCGAAGCAGAAGTGGTCGAACGTCTGTCGGCGGTCCTTGGTAAAAACCGTTAA
- a CDS encoding DeoR/GlpR family DNA-binding transcription regulator produces MHDSHTAAELPQLRRQKILLILERDGKVMAGELSQHFAVSEDTIRRDLAELATAGLVQRVHGGALPRPKDTGKDYFTRVSETDEVKTHLAQLAARQVHNGQIVIFDSGSTTLQIARSLPSDIAITAITASPMIAITLAEYKGITVILAGGQLNPATMSASGHETLRLIEGIKADLLFTGVCAIHPEVGISSLHFDEVPVKQAMLASASYVVAVTTADKLGAVEPFVVAPCQRIHTLITERHVASGNVEDYRKLGIEVVQVEA; encoded by the coding sequence ATGCACGATTCACACACGGCCGCCGAACTCCCTCAGTTGCGCCGGCAAAAAATCCTGTTGATTCTCGAACGTGACGGCAAGGTCATGGCGGGCGAGCTGAGCCAGCATTTCGCGGTGTCCGAAGACACCATTCGGCGTGACCTGGCGGAACTGGCGACCGCCGGGCTGGTGCAGCGGGTGCATGGCGGGGCGTTGCCGCGGCCCAAGGACACCGGCAAGGATTATTTCACCCGCGTCAGTGAAACCGACGAGGTGAAAACTCACCTGGCACAACTCGCCGCACGCCAGGTACACAACGGCCAGATTGTGATTTTCGATTCGGGTAGCACGACACTGCAGATCGCCCGATCACTACCGTCGGACATTGCCATTACGGCTATTACCGCCTCGCCGATGATCGCGATCACCTTGGCCGAATACAAAGGCATTACGGTGATTCTGGCCGGCGGACAACTCAACCCCGCGACCATGTCGGCCAGCGGGCATGAAACCCTGCGGCTGATCGAGGGCATCAAGGCTGATCTGCTGTTCACGGGCGTCTGTGCGATTCACCCGGAAGTCGGCATCAGCTCCCTGCATTTCGATGAGGTGCCTGTCAAACAGGCGATGCTCGCCAGCGCCTCCTATGTCGTTGCTGTCACCACCGCCGACAAACTGGGGGCGGTGGAGCCGTTCGTGGTCGCGCCATGCCAGCGCATTCATACCCTGATCACCGAACGCCACGTGGCGTCGGGTAATGTCGAGGACTATCGGAAACTCGGGATTGAGGTGGTGCAGGTGGAGGCGTGA
- the moaA gene encoding GTP 3',8-cyclase MoaA, with product MSERVLIDGFSRRVDYLRMSVTDRCDFRCVYCMAEDMQFLPRQRVLTLEEIYQLAESFVALGTRKIRLTGGEPLIRPGVVQLCEKIAALPGLRELCMTTNGSQLGKLATPLFEAGVKRLNISLDSLDPQRFRELTRTGDLAQVISGIDAANAAGFRHTKLNCVVMKGRNDHEINDLVSFAIDRHLDISFIEEMPLGTIHEHSRAESFYASSQVRERIAERYTLIESAESTQGPSRYWRLAEAPQIRLGFISPHSHNFCGTCNRVRLTVEGRLLLCLGNEHAVDLKAVLRSHPGHPERLEKAIIEAIKLKPYRHNFEVNDDVQVVRFMNMTGG from the coding sequence ATGTCAGAGCGAGTCTTGATCGATGGGTTTTCCAGGCGAGTGGACTATCTGCGGATGTCTGTCACCGACCGCTGCGATTTCCGTTGCGTGTATTGCATGGCCGAAGACATGCAGTTTCTGCCCCGACAACGGGTACTGACCCTGGAAGAAATCTATCAACTGGCCGAAAGCTTCGTGGCGTTGGGCACCCGCAAGATCCGCCTCACGGGCGGCGAACCGCTGATCCGTCCAGGCGTGGTGCAACTGTGCGAAAAGATCGCCGCCCTGCCCGGCCTGCGTGAACTGTGCATGACCACCAACGGTTCGCAGCTGGGCAAGCTCGCAACGCCCTTGTTCGAGGCCGGGGTCAAACGGCTCAACATCAGCCTCGACAGCCTGGACCCGCAACGCTTTCGTGAGCTGACGCGCACCGGCGATCTGGCGCAGGTCATCAGCGGCATCGACGCGGCCAACGCCGCGGGATTTCGCCACACCAAACTCAATTGCGTGGTGATGAAGGGCCGTAACGACCATGAGATCAACGATCTGGTGAGCTTTGCCATCGACCGACATCTCGACATTTCTTTCATCGAAGAAATGCCGCTGGGCACCATTCATGAACACAGCCGCGCCGAGTCGTTTTACGCAAGCAGCCAGGTCCGTGAGCGGATCGCCGAGCGCTACACGTTGATCGAGTCCGCCGAGTCGACCCAAGGCCCGTCGCGCTACTGGCGCCTGGCGGAGGCACCGCAGATTCGCCTGGGGTTCATTTCCCCCCACAGCCACAACTTTTGTGGCACCTGCAATCGGGTTCGGTTGACGGTGGAAGGCCGTCTGCTGCTGTGTCTGGGCAATGAACACGCCGTCGATCTCAAGGCCGTGTTGCGCAGCCATCCCGGACATCCCGAGCGCCTGGAAAAGGCCATCATCGAGGCGATAAAACTCAAGCCCTATCGACACAATTTCGAAGTGAACGACGATGTCCAGGTGGTTCGCTTCATGAACATGACGGGCGGCTGA
- a CDS encoding CAP domain-containing protein produces MRFKSSAMRLATLSLGMLFAVNALAVDEKQLIDSINLYRSQVQRCAGQVSQELPPLAGDPRLALNANSVGNLQQAMASAGYPMKNVQAISLSGPRDAPSAMKAIQESFCQIVLDPQFVDVGVSHQDREWRIVLARPLLSARLGDWQAEGQKLLAELNIVRSQPRQCGTQSFAAATPLTWNATLATAAEEHARSMANNNYFDHKDRDGRMPGDRAELAGYSGGQVGENIAAGQDTVRKVVEGWVSSAGHCANLMNPQYRELGAAYAVDPKSDPGIYWTAMFGAQ; encoded by the coding sequence ATGCGTTTCAAATCATCTGCTATGCGTCTTGCCACGTTGTCACTGGGGATGTTATTCGCCGTGAATGCGTTGGCGGTCGACGAGAAACAACTGATTGATTCGATCAATCTCTACCGCAGCCAGGTGCAGCGCTGCGCAGGTCAGGTCTCGCAGGAACTGCCACCGCTGGCCGGCGACCCACGGCTGGCGCTGAACGCCAACAGCGTCGGCAATCTGCAGCAGGCAATGGCCAGCGCGGGTTATCCGATGAAGAATGTGCAGGCGATCAGCCTGTCCGGGCCGCGTGATGCGCCATCGGCGATGAAAGCCATTCAGGAGAGTTTTTGCCAGATCGTGCTGGACCCGCAATTCGTCGATGTCGGCGTCAGCCATCAGGACCGCGAGTGGCGCATCGTGCTGGCGCGCCCACTGTTGAGCGCTCGCCTGGGCGACTGGCAGGCGGAAGGCCAAAAACTACTGGCCGAGCTCAACATCGTACGCAGCCAGCCGCGCCAGTGCGGCACGCAATCCTTTGCCGCCGCCACGCCACTGACCTGGAACGCCACGCTGGCGACGGCGGCCGAGGAGCATGCCCGGTCAATGGCCAACAACAATTACTTCGATCACAAGGACCGCGATGGCCGCATGCCGGGTGACCGGGCTGAATTGGCCGGTTACAGCGGCGGGCAGGTCGGCGAGAACATCGCTGCCGGCCAGGACACAGTGCGCAAGGTGGTCGAGGGCTGGGTGTCCAGCGCCGGTCACTGCGCCAACCTGATGAACCCGCAGTACCGGGAGTTGGGCGCGGCCTATGCGGTTGATCCGAAGAGTGATCCGGGGATTTACTGGACGGCGATGTTCGGGGCGCAATAA
- a CDS encoding cell wall hydrolase: MRVVWIATCLAITLFTGQAISSEQDQKKDMAEDKAEVLEQKAAEKGSDVPVPKSQAITTSEVQAVDPAGASPLDDAITCMARSIYWEAKGKSTTDMEAVASVVMNRLGHEGFPDTVCAVVKQGSETRNCQFSWWCDGRSDQVEEESQYTIAKEIARKALNKQLNDRTHGAMYFHDRNVKPAWARKYIKTTETSMFLFYKPRAGAAK; encoded by the coding sequence ATGCGAGTTGTCTGGATAGCCACCTGCTTGGCAATAACCCTTTTCACCGGCCAGGCCATCTCGTCTGAGCAGGATCAAAAAAAGGATATGGCTGAGGATAAGGCCGAAGTTCTTGAGCAAAAAGCGGCGGAGAAGGGCAGCGATGTACCAGTGCCCAAGTCCCAAGCCATCACCACTTCCGAAGTTCAGGCAGTCGATCCCGCGGGTGCGTCGCCGCTGGACGATGCAATCACCTGTATGGCCCGCTCCATCTATTGGGAAGCCAAAGGCAAATCGACCACCGACATGGAAGCCGTGGCCAGTGTCGTCATGAACCGCCTGGGCCATGAGGGCTTTCCGGACACGGTATGCGCCGTGGTCAAGCAGGGTTCTGAAACCAGAAATTGTCAGTTTTCGTGGTGGTGCGATGGACGCTCGGATCAGGTCGAGGAAGAGTCCCAATACACGATTGCCAAGGAAATCGCGCGCAAGGCGCTAAACAAGCAACTGAACGACCGAACCCACGGCGCAATGTATTTTCACGACAGGAATGTGAAACCCGCTTGGGCCAGGAAATACATCAAGACCACCGAGACCTCGATGTTTCTTTTTTATAAACCGCGTGCCGGGGCGGCGAAGTAG
- a CDS encoding universal stress protein: MSQYQRLFLIAGPGMRHTPALERAVAIAQATGAALHITVFIEESHLLGLKSAGARFREACQQENEKWLQDEADLIRARGVVVSTEVLVTRTALQEILRHVAEMQPDLVIKDVQHESALKRVFITPLDWHLLRECPVAVHLVSEIRCPLPRVVVAAVDPSQPETQITGINERIIQAANGLSMQCSAELHLLHAYDLSLTHISDAGAGAVTMPGFSNEVRKSLQKSFSALADHYGVPTERQHFVEGPPGKALADFAAHHRADVIVMGNAHRKGLGKWVGSTTEHVLYQVPCNIFAVSGSANQ; encoded by the coding sequence ATGAGCCAGTATCAACGACTCTTTCTGATAGCCGGTCCAGGCATGCGTCACACTCCGGCATTGGAGCGAGCTGTCGCCATAGCCCAGGCCACTGGCGCAGCGCTGCACATCACGGTGTTTATCGAAGAGTCCCACCTGTTGGGTTTGAAGAGCGCGGGTGCACGTTTTCGTGAGGCCTGTCAGCAAGAAAACGAAAAATGGTTGCAGGATGAGGCCGATCTGATACGCGCGCGCGGGGTCGTGGTGAGTACCGAAGTGCTTGTTACGCGGACTGCGCTGCAAGAAATACTTCGACATGTGGCAGAAATGCAGCCGGATCTGGTGATCAAGGACGTGCAACACGAATCAGCACTCAAGCGCGTTTTCATTACGCCTCTGGATTGGCACCTGTTGCGCGAATGTCCGGTGGCGGTGCATTTGGTCAGTGAAATCAGGTGCCCACTTCCGCGGGTGGTCGTGGCGGCAGTCGATCCCTCACAACCTGAGACTCAGATCACGGGCATCAACGAGCGCATCATCCAGGCAGCGAACGGATTGTCCATGCAATGCAGCGCGGAACTGCATTTGCTGCATGCCTACGATCTGTCGCTGACCCATATATCCGACGCAGGCGCTGGTGCCGTGACGATGCCAGGTTTCAGCAATGAAGTGCGCAAGTCACTGCAAAAGTCATTTAGCGCATTGGCCGACCACTACGGCGTGCCCACTGAGCGCCAACACTTCGTTGAAGGGCCACCTGGCAAAGCCCTGGCCGACTTTGCAGCCCATCACCGGGCCGATGTGATCGTCATGGGAAATGCGCATCGCAAGGGACTGGGCAAATGGGTGGGCAGTACGACAGAGCATGTTCTGTACCAGGTGCCCTGCAACATTTTTGCCGTTAGCGGGTCTGCGAATCAGTGA